In the genome of Limnobaculum zhutongyuii, one region contains:
- the lepA gene encoding translation elongation factor 4 codes for MTDNKSIANKNIRNFSIIAHIDHGKSTLSDRIIQICGGLSDREMAAQVLDSMDLERERGITIKAQSVTLDYKSQDGQTYQLNFIDTPGHVDFSYEVSRSLAACEGALLVVDAGQGVEAQTLANCYTAIEMDLEVVPVLNKIDLPAADPDRAAQEIEDIVGIDATDAVRCSAKTGMGVPDVLERLVRDIPPPSGSADEPLQALIIDSWFDNYLGVVSLVRIKNGVLRKNDKIKVMSTGQTYGVDRLGIFTPKRIDTEALGCGEVGWVVCAIKDILGAPVGDTLTNAHKPAEKVLPGFKKVKPQVYAGLFPISSDDYEAFRDALGKLSLNDASLFYEPENSTALGFGFRCGFLGLLHMEIIQERLEREYDLDLITTAPTVVYEVITTTGETVYVDSPSKLPPLNNIEELREPIAECHMLLPQEFLGNVITLCIEKRGVQTNMVYHGNQVALSYDIPMAEVVLDFFDRLKSTSRGYASLDYGFKRFQTSDMVRVDVLINGDRVDALALITHRDNSQNRGRDLVEKMRELIPRQQFDIAIQAAIGNHVIARSTVKQLRKNVLAKCYGGDVSRKKKLLQKQKDGKKRMKQVGNVEVPQEAFLAILHVGK; via the coding sequence ATGACTGATAATAAAAGTATAGCAAATAAGAATATAAGAAACTTTTCGATCATCGCCCACATTGACCACGGTAAGTCGACGTTGTCCGACCGTATTATTCAAATTTGTGGCGGGTTGAGCGATCGTGAAATGGCGGCACAGGTTCTGGATTCTATGGATCTGGAGCGGGAGCGTGGCATTACCATTAAAGCGCAAAGCGTGACGTTGGATTATAAGTCACAGGATGGTCAAACCTATCAGTTGAACTTTATCGATACCCCGGGGCACGTTGACTTCTCTTATGAAGTATCGCGTTCACTGGCGGCTTGTGAAGGTGCGTTGCTGGTGGTTGATGCCGGACAAGGGGTAGAAGCCCAAACGCTGGCAAACTGCTACACCGCGATTGAAATGGATCTGGAAGTGGTTCCGGTTCTGAATAAAATCGATTTACCGGCTGCGGATCCCGATCGTGCGGCTCAGGAAATTGAAGATATTGTTGGAATCGACGCGACCGATGCCGTTCGCTGTTCGGCTAAAACCGGTATGGGTGTGCCTGACGTACTGGAGCGCCTAGTTCGCGATATTCCGCCACCGTCAGGTTCGGCAGATGAGCCTTTACAGGCGCTGATCATCGATTCTTGGTTTGATAACTATCTTGGCGTTGTGTCGCTGGTGCGTATTAAAAATGGCGTACTGCGTAAAAACGATAAGATCAAAGTGATGAGTACCGGCCAAACTTATGGCGTGGATCGCTTAGGTATATTTACACCGAAACGGATAGATACCGAAGCCCTTGGCTGCGGCGAAGTAGGCTGGGTAGTTTGTGCCATTAAAGATATTCTTGGCGCACCGGTAGGGGATACCCTGACCAATGCGCATAAGCCAGCAGAAAAAGTGCTGCCGGGCTTTAAAAAAGTTAAGCCTCAGGTATATGCAGGTCTGTTCCCGATCAGTTCTGATGACTATGAAGCGTTCCGTGATGCATTGGGCAAATTGAGCCTGAATGATGCGTCTCTGTTTTATGAACCAGAAAACTCAACGGCGCTGGGCTTTGGCTTCCGCTGTGGTTTCCTGGGCCTGCTGCATATGGAGATCATTCAGGAACGTCTGGAGCGCGAATACGATCTTGACCTGATTACTACCGCACCAACGGTGGTATATGAAGTGATCACCACGACTGGTGAGACGGTTTATGTCGACAGCCCGTCTAAATTGCCGCCGTTGAACAATATTGAAGAGCTGCGTGAGCCTATCGCGGAGTGCCATATGTTATTACCTCAGGAGTTTCTGGGTAATGTCATCACGCTGTGTATTGAGAAGCGTGGCGTGCAGACCAATATGGTGTATCACGGCAATCAGGTTGCTCTGAGCTATGATATCCCGATGGCTGAAGTGGTTCTGGATTTCTTCGATCGCCTGAAGTCTACCTCTCGTGGTTATGCTTCACTGGATTATGGTTTTAAACGCTTCCAGACTTCTGACATGGTGCGGGTAGACGTGTTGATTAACGGCGATCGAGTGGATGCTTTAGCATTGATCACTCACCGGGATAATTCACAAAACCGCGGTCGCGATCTGGTAGAAAAAATGCGTGAATTAATTCCACGCCAGCAGTTTGATATCGCGATTCAGGCCGCTATTGGTAACCACGTGATTGCCCGTTCAACGGTCAAGCAGTTACGTAAGAACGTATTGGCCAAATGTTACGGTGGCGACGTGAGCCGTAAGAAAAAGCTATTGCAGAAACAGAAAGATGGTAAGAAGCGCATGAAGCAAGTGGGGAACGTCGAAGTTCCTCAGGAAGCGTTCCTGGCTATTCTTCACGTTGGTAAATAA
- the rseC gene encoding SoxR-reducing system protein RseC has translation MLREWATVIDWQQGIATLRCEQQAGCSSCQSKASCGTRVLNKLGPQVIHDLQIAVEQPLLPGQRVELGIPEAGVLLSALLVYMVPLFGLLLCSGLFYYWLESDIAAIIGAVIGGVGGFAIARFYAARFATNASVHPIILQIGIPAVSQTGN, from the coding sequence ATGTTACGTGAGTGGGCGACCGTCATCGACTGGCAACAGGGCATTGCGACTTTACGCTGTGAACAGCAGGCGGGTTGCAGTAGCTGTCAGTCAAAAGCTTCCTGTGGTACCCGTGTATTGAATAAGTTAGGGCCTCAGGTTATTCACGATTTGCAAATTGCGGTTGAGCAACCCTTATTACCAGGACAGCGTGTTGAACTGGGAATCCCTGAAGCCGGTGTACTGCTATCTGCACTGTTAGTGTATATGGTGCCTCTGTTCGGCCTTCTATTGTGTTCCGGGCTGTTTTATTATTGGTTGGAAAGCGATATTGCTGCGATTATCGGGGCCGTCATTGGGGGTGTTGGTGGTTTTGCTATTGCGCGTTTTTATGCCGCCAGGTTTGCGACTAATGCATCAGTTCACCCGATTATATTGCAGATAGGTATTCCTGCTGTTAGTCAAACCGGGAATTAA
- the rpoE gene encoding RNA polymerase sigma factor RpoE produces the protein MSEQLTDQVLVERVQKGDKNAFNILVVRYQNKVAGLVSRYVPQADVADVAQESFIKAYRALESFRGDSAFYTWLYRIAVNTAKNYLVAQGRRPPSSDVDAGDAENFENAGALKEISNPENLMLSEELRRIVFGTIESLPEDLKMAITLREIDGLSYEEIAEIMDCPVGTVRSRIFRAREAIDNKVQPLIQR, from the coding sequence ATGAGCGAGCAGTTAACCGACCAGGTGTTGGTTGAACGGGTCCAAAAGGGCGATAAAAACGCATTTAATATTCTGGTCGTTCGTTACCAGAATAAAGTTGCGGGCCTTGTTTCCCGCTATGTACCACAGGCGGATGTCGCCGATGTGGCGCAGGAATCCTTTATTAAGGCCTACAGAGCGTTGGAGTCTTTTCGTGGTGACAGCGCTTTTTATACCTGGTTATACCGAATAGCAGTAAATACCGCGAAAAATTATTTAGTGGCTCAGGGGCGCCGTCCTCCCTCAAGTGATGTGGATGCCGGCGATGCAGAAAACTTCGAAAATGCAGGTGCATTAAAAGAAATTTCGAACCCTGAGAACTTAATGTTGTCAGAAGAACTGAGACGTATCGTTTTTGGAACTATCGAGTCATTGCCTGAAGATTTAAAGATGGCAATCACCCTGCGTGAAATCGATGGTTTAAGCTATGAAGAGATTGCAGAAATCATGGATTGCCCGGTAGGAACAGTAAGATCAAGAATATTCCGGGCCCGTGAAGCAATTGATAATAAAGTACAACCACTGATACAGCGATAG
- the rseA gene encoding anti-sigma-E factor RseA translates to MQKEKLSALMDGESIDNMVINGLSQDRTLQQSWHRYHLIRDTLRGDIGEVVHFDIADKVAAALALEPALSGVDKPVVSQPHPATWQKMPFWHKVRPWFAQVGQIGVAACVSLAVIVGVQQYNQQGSDSTPDAPVFNTIPLGGQASPVSFDVATEGAQNTNQQVLEQRKRINAMLQDYELQRRLHAEQLKIAPRADTSAKTSNSASTGLTQ, encoded by the coding sequence ATGCAAAAAGAAAAGCTTTCCGCTCTGATGGATGGAGAAAGCATTGATAACATGGTTATCAATGGACTGTCCCAAGATAGAACGCTTCAGCAAAGCTGGCATCGCTACCACCTGATTCGCGATACTCTGCGTGGAGATATCGGCGAAGTGGTTCATTTCGATATAGCAGACAAAGTCGCCGCCGCACTGGCGCTGGAACCAGCGTTATCTGGTGTTGATAAACCGGTGGTATCACAGCCTCATCCGGCAACCTGGCAGAAGATGCCGTTCTGGCACAAGGTTCGCCCATGGTTTGCTCAGGTTGGGCAAATTGGTGTAGCAGCCTGTGTGTCTCTGGCGGTGATTGTTGGTGTTCAACAATATAACCAACAGGGTTCTGACAGTACGCCAGACGCTCCGGTATTTAATACTATTCCGTTAGGCGGGCAGGCATCACCAGTTAGTTTTGATGTGGCAACGGAAGGCGCTCAGAATACTAATCAACAGGTTCTGGAGCAGCGTAAACGTATTAACGCCATGCTGCAGGACTACGAATTACAACGACGTTTACACGCGGAACAGCTGAAAATCGCACCAAGGGCTGATACCAGTGCAAAAACCAGTAATTCTGCGTCAACAGGGTTAACTCAGTAG
- the trmN gene encoding tRNA(1)(Val) (adenine(37)-N(6))-methyltransferase TrmN produces MKQSSEKPLLRRGGFTFKQFFVGHDRCGMKVTTDGVILGAWTHVGSGRRVLDIGTGTGLLALMLAQRSEQQVMIDAVEIDLAACQQAQENVQASPWHQRIRVFHQDIADYAEIADSGYDLIISNPPYFPEGTDCRDESRAKARYTHILNHQNLLMYVDKLLTPQGRFSVMLPCASGEQLEKQALAMGWFVARRTWVCDVPDKAPYIVLLELSKTPLICDEQKLVTHQPGRKDYTEAFKQLAKDFYLAL; encoded by the coding sequence ATGAAACAGAGCAGTGAGAAACCTTTACTTCGCCGCGGTGGTTTCACATTTAAGCAATTTTTTGTCGGTCATGATCGCTGTGGAATGAAGGTCACGACGGACGGCGTTATTTTGGGCGCCTGGACTCATGTAGGTTCAGGTCGACGCGTTCTGGATATTGGTACCGGAACCGGATTATTAGCACTGATGCTGGCGCAACGTAGCGAACAGCAGGTTATGATTGATGCGGTTGAGATTGATCTTGCCGCCTGTCAGCAAGCGCAAGAGAATGTTCAGGCTTCTCCGTGGCATCAGCGTATCCGGGTATTTCATCAGGATATTGCTGATTATGCTGAAATAGCAGATAGCGGCTATGATTTAATCATCAGTAATCCTCCTTATTTCCCGGAGGGAACGGATTGCCGCGATGAATCCAGGGCTAAAGCGCGTTATACCCATATTCTTAACCATCAGAATTTATTAATGTATGTTGATAAATTGCTGACGCCACAGGGGCGATTCTCGGTGATGTTACCCTGCGCCTCTGGTGAACAGCTGGAAAAACAGGCGTTGGCGATGGGATGGTTTGTTGCACGTCGTACCTGGGTTTGTGATGTTCCGGATAAAGCACCGTATATTGTGCTACTTGAGTTATCCAAAACACCACTGATTTGCGATGAACAGAAGTTGGTGACGCATCAACCGGGTAGAAAAGATTACACCGAAGCATTTAAGCAGTTAGCCAAAGATTTTTATCTTGCTCTCTGA
- the srmB gene encoding ATP-dependent RNA helicase SrmB yields MTVLDFSALDLDQPLLDALSDKGYERPTAIQAAAIPAAMDGRDVLGSAPTGTGKTAAFLLPALQHLLDYPRKKSGPPRILILTPTRELAMQVAEQARELAAHTHLDIATITGGVAYMNHAEVFSENQDIVVATTGRLLQYIKEENFDCRAVETLILDEADRMLDMGFAQDIERIAAETRWRKQTLLFSATLEGEAIRDFAERLLNDPVEIEADPSRRERKKIHQWYYRADDIKHKTALLCHLLKQPDIHKAIIFVRKRERLHELVTWLRDAGITCFYLEGEMVQAKRNEAIKRLQDGTVNVLVATDVAARGLDILDISHVFNFDLPRTADTYLHRIGRTGRAGKKGIAISLVESHDHLLLGKIERYLQEPLKMRVIDELRPTSKAPGPTNGRKQSKRAKEKAAEKKKEKNKEKVKVKVRHRDSKNVGKRRKPANEPASPDTPTDKA; encoded by the coding sequence ATGACAGTATTAGACTTTTCCGCACTCGATCTCGACCAGCCGTTGCTGGATGCATTAAGTGACAAGGGCTATGAGCGCCCAACCGCCATTCAAGCCGCGGCTATTCCGGCTGCAATGGATGGACGTGACGTACTGGGTTCCGCACCGACGGGAACCGGTAAAACTGCGGCATTCCTGCTGCCCGCACTTCAGCACCTGCTCGATTATCCGCGCAAAAAGTCCGGCCCACCGCGCATTCTGATCCTGACGCCAACCCGAGAGCTGGCAATGCAGGTAGCAGAACAGGCGCGTGAACTGGCGGCCCATACTCATCTGGACATTGCGACTATTACCGGCGGTGTGGCTTATATGAATCACGCTGAAGTGTTCAGCGAGAATCAGGATATTGTAGTCGCGACTACCGGTCGCCTGCTGCAATATATTAAAGAAGAGAATTTTGACTGTCGTGCGGTAGAAACGCTAATCCTTGATGAAGCAGACCGTATGTTAGACATGGGTTTTGCTCAGGACATCGAACGCATCGCAGCCGAGACCCGCTGGCGTAAACAAACGTTGCTGTTTTCTGCCACCCTGGAAGGGGAAGCGATTCGTGATTTCGCTGAGCGTCTGTTAAACGATCCGGTAGAAATTGAAGCAGACCCTTCACGCCGCGAACGTAAAAAAATTCATCAGTGGTATTATCGTGCTGATGATATTAAACATAAAACCGCCCTGCTTTGCCATTTGCTGAAACAGCCCGATATACATAAAGCCATTATCTTCGTGCGTAAACGTGAACGTTTGCATGAGCTGGTAACCTGGCTGCGTGATGCCGGTATTACCTGTTTCTATCTTGAAGGTGAAATGGTACAGGCGAAACGTAATGAAGCGATTAAACGCCTGCAGGATGGAACCGTTAACGTACTGGTAGCCACCGATGTCGCCGCTCGCGGTCTGGATATTCTGGACATCAGTCACGTCTTCAACTTTGACTTACCGCGCACTGCCGACACCTACCTGCACCGTATTGGCCGCACCGGCCGTGCAGGTAAAAAAGGTATCGCTATTTCTCTGGTGGAATCTCACGACCATCTGTTGCTGGGTAAAATCGAACGCTATCTTCAGGAACCACTGAAAATGCGCGTGATTGATGAATTACGCCCAACCAGCAAAGCCCCGGGACCAACCAACGGCCGCAAGCAATCCAAGAGAGCTAAAGAAAAAGCGGCAGAAAAGAAAAAAGAGAAAAATAAAGAAAAGGTCAAAGTAAAAGTCCGCCATCGGGACAGTAAAAACGTAGGTAAACGGCGTAAGCCAGCCAATGAGCCCGCCTCTCCGGATACACCTACTGATAAAGCATAA
- the rseB gene encoding sigma-E factor regulatory protein RseB → MKPIAFIVCSLLGGLPLAAVSAPNPTEVLLQQMTNASQTLSYEFSYVNVSKVGIESLQYRHSIQNGKPLVQLINMDGPQREAILRGIEVSYFEPGMEPFSIRGDHIVDSLPSLVFADIDRLEQNYDFVPVGRSRIANRICDVVRVVPRDGLRYSYVVWLDTETKLPLRTDLLDRDGDTLEQFRVVAFSDGDSVKAKMANFSMPVMPPLLAVPPGDKLTMRWSVGWLPQGFSESSRSRHTVSDAKNSVVESRLYSDGLFSFSLNVSPNNYQGQSSEHSLRQGRRTIHTEIRNNVEITVIGELPPATAKRVATSVVVN, encoded by the coding sequence ATGAAACCAATCGCGTTTATTGTTTGTAGTTTGCTGGGGGGACTCCCCCTGGCTGCGGTTTCCGCACCGAATCCAACAGAAGTTTTATTGCAGCAAATGACTAATGCCAGTCAGACTTTAAGCTATGAGTTCTCTTATGTGAACGTTAGCAAAGTTGGCATTGAATCCCTGCAGTACAGACACTCTATACAAAATGGTAAACCACTGGTTCAGCTAATTAATATGGATGGACCTCAGCGGGAGGCAATACTGCGCGGTATCGAAGTGAGTTACTTTGAGCCCGGCATGGAGCCTTTTAGCATTCGCGGTGACCATATTGTTGACTCATTACCCTCTCTGGTATTTGCCGATATTGATCGCTTAGAACAAAACTATGATTTTGTTCCGGTGGGACGGTCACGTATTGCTAATCGTATTTGTGATGTTGTGCGGGTCGTGCCGCGCGATGGGTTACGCTATAGCTATGTCGTTTGGTTAGATACTGAAACTAAGTTGCCTCTGCGTACTGATTTACTCGATCGGGATGGCGACACGCTGGAGCAGTTTCGCGTAGTGGCTTTTAGTGATGGTGATAGCGTAAAAGCGAAAATGGCCAACTTTTCAATGCCGGTTATGCCACCGCTGTTAGCCGTTCCTCCCGGTGATAAACTAACCATGCGCTGGAGTGTGGGCTGGTTACCTCAAGGTTTTTCCGAATCCTCACGCAGTCGTCATACGGTTTCTGATGCGAAAAATAGCGTAGTGGAATCCCGACTCTATTCTGATGGTTTATTCAGTTTCTCTTTGAATGTGTCCCCGAATAATTATCAGGGTCAGTCCAGCGAACATTCGTTACGTCAGGGGCGTAGAACTATTCATACTGAAATCCGTAATAATGTAGAAATTACGGTGATTGGTGAATTACCTCCGGCTACAGCCAAACGTGTTGCTACCAGCGTCGTTGTGAATTAA
- the bhsA gene encoding multiple stress resistance protein BhsA has product MKSIKFIATAAILTTLSFSTFAAEQVTRTQTENLDKIGTVSASDARSLSALESKLAAKADAMGASHYYINSASTSENIHGTAIIYK; this is encoded by the coding sequence ATGAAAAGCATCAAATTTATTGCTACTGCCGCTATCCTGACTACTTTGTCTTTCAGCACTTTCGCTGCTGAACAAGTGACTCGCACTCAAACAGAAAATTTGGATAAGATTGGTACTGTTTCTGCCAGCGATGCGCGTTCTTTATCCGCATTGGAAAGTAAACTGGCAGCTAAAGCTGATGCGATGGGTGCAAGTCATTATTATATTAACTCTGCATCTACCAGCGAAAACATCCACGGTACTGCGATCATTTATAAATAA